A window of Burkholderiales bacterium genomic DNA:
CGGGCGAGCCCCCGCCGCGGAGGGCCATTCGTCGCCATCAACTGCGGGGCGATACCCGAGCCGCTCCTGGAGTCGGAATTGTTCGGCCACGTGAAGGGGGCCTTCACCGGCGCCCACCGGCCTCACACTGGGCTGATCCAAACGGCCCACCGGGGAACCTTGTTCCTGGATGAGATCGGGGACATGCCCACGCCCCTGCAAGTGAAGCTGCTGCGGGTGCTCCAGGATCGGGAGGTGCGGCCGGTGGGCGCCACCCAGGCCACCCAGGTGGACGTGCGCGTCATCTCCGCTACCCATCGGGACCTGCGCCAGGCGGTGGAGGAAGGGCGTTTCCGGGAGGACCTCTATTACCGGCTGGCGGTGGTGACCCTGCGCCTTCCGCCCCTCGCCGAGCGCCGGGAGGACATCCCGCTGCTGGCCAGCCACTACTTGCACCTGCTCGCCCCCAAGTACCGCAAGGAGATCACGGGCTTCGCTCCGGAGGCCCTGGACGCCCTGATGACGGCCCCCTGGCCCGGCAATGTCCGCCAGCTCGCCAACGTGGTGGAGCAATGCTGCGCCCTCACCATGACGCCGGTGGTGCCGGCCGCCCTGGTGACCCGGGCCCTGCGGGAGAACCCGACCGAGGTCCTCTCCTACGCCGAAGCGAAAGCCCGGTTCGAGCGGGATTACCTGATCCAGCTTCTCAAGCTTACCCGGGGCAACGTAGCCGAAGCGGCGCGCCTCGCTCAGCGCAATCGCACCGAGTTCTATCGCCTCCTGCGCCGGGCGAACCTTCAGCCTGGCATGTTCAAATACGATCACCTGCCGGATGTAGCGCCGGGGGAAGAATCCGGCGCTTGAAATCAGGGCGTCGCCCCCCGGCGACGCAAAATAATCTCTACATCAATACCTTGCGACCGCACCGAGCGATTCCGTCGCGCCTCGGCGACGGGAGTGGCCCATCGGGCTCGTCGGCCTATCTGACTATCCAATTGTTTTATGGACTTTTTCCTTTCTGGCACGGTCTTCGCGTGGAGGGATGGGGGCGCCCTTGGCGCCGTGTACCGGAAACTGCGAAGGAGGAAAAACGATGAGCAAGCTTCATACGCGTGACCCGTCGCTCCTCATGGGGCTCAAAGTGCTGGCCGCCGCCGCTGGAATCGCCACGGCAGCGCCCCTCGCCTTGGCGGCCGATCCAGCCGGGACCGATGGCA
This region includes:
- a CDS encoding transcriptional regulator, with amino-acid sequence MALRIGLKPIDRRDRNGRFFPGVLPERARGHYSNMLFFRPISHSTDPAKMAAKRPSVLLVDDDPALLKLVSTRLASAGYAVTAVESAEAALSRLALARPDVVVTDLKLQGLDGMALFQSIRASDPSLPVIVLTAHGTIPDAVEATASGVFAYLTKPYDPEVLLAKVAQAIQLSGGTAPGGEDEWCRDIITRSAAVRTVLSEAKMVAAGDAAVLIQGESGTGKELLARAIHRASPRRGGPFVAINCGAIPEPLLESELFGHVKGAFTGAHRPHTGLIQTAHRGTLFLDEIGDMPTPLQVKLLRVLQDREVRPVGATQATQVDVRVISATHRDLRQAVEEGRFREDLYYRLAVVTLRLPPLAERREDIPLLASHYLHLLAPKYRKEITGFAPEALDALMTAPWPGNVRQLANVVEQCCALTMTPVVPAALVTRALRENPTEVLSYAEAKARFERDYLIQLLKLTRGNVAEAARLAQRNRTEFYRLLRRANLQPGMFKYDHLPDVAPGEESGA